One window of Botrimarina mediterranea genomic DNA carries:
- a CDS encoding trypsin-like peptidase domain-containing protein, whose amino-acid sequence MNHALLLGWWLALVGAAAAQCGPNGCYVARPPAMVGPVQAAGPRTHESIARIVHHEGGGASIGSGTLVASRNGNGYVLTCAHLFTSEGKTEVQLAGRSLAARIVAMDRVHDLVLLETQGVAGRAVETAEWTATGWLSACGFGSTGQLRCVRGPVLGFSTAAGASAPSVRVRGAVRQGDSGGPVLDAGGRLVAVVWGASNGETFAMGGEPLRRILERLPKRELAPVRREPESEPEVATDSLRKELRAYAAQLEERLKRLESLPARPPVADAPGSPAPRLAPPVGGVGERVAGGLRTAARVESLFAAVAVGGPLGLAAWAGLRWLRQPKRDARADRCEPQKVAIDSPPPPQRVVPETHYVSYERDDYARAHQWASEQLARKFPGSVELLTSLDSLIRQQLNGKS is encoded by the coding sequence ATGAACCACGCGTTGCTACTCGGTTGGTGGTTGGCGCTTGTTGGCGCCGCGGCGGCGCAGTGCGGGCCGAACGGCTGCTACGTCGCGAGGCCACCGGCAATGGTCGGCCCTGTGCAAGCGGCTGGGCCTCGGACACACGAGTCGATTGCGCGGATTGTTCACCACGAAGGGGGGGGCGCCTCGATTGGGTCGGGGACGCTTGTCGCTTCGCGGAACGGCAATGGTTATGTGCTGACTTGCGCTCACTTGTTTACGAGTGAAGGGAAGACCGAGGTGCAGCTCGCCGGGCGGTCGCTCGCGGCGCGGATCGTCGCGATGGATCGGGTGCACGACTTGGTGTTGTTGGAGACACAAGGCGTCGCCGGTCGTGCGGTTGAGACGGCGGAGTGGACAGCGACGGGATGGCTGTCGGCGTGCGGCTTCGGATCGACGGGCCAGTTGCGTTGCGTCCGCGGGCCGGTGCTCGGGTTCTCGACCGCCGCCGGCGCGTCGGCGCCGAGCGTGCGGGTCCGCGGCGCGGTCCGTCAGGGCGACAGCGGCGGGCCGGTGCTCGACGCGGGCGGGCGGCTCGTGGCGGTCGTCTGGGGCGCCAGCAACGGCGAGACGTTCGCGATGGGGGGCGAGCCCCTACGGCGGATTCTAGAGCGGTTGCCAAAGCGCGAACTCGCGCCGGTGAGACGAGAGCCCGAGTCGGAACCCGAGGTCGCTACGGATTCGCTGCGGAAGGAGTTGCGAGCTTATGCGGCGCAGTTGGAGGAGCGGTTGAAGCGGTTGGAGAGTTTGCCGGCGCGCCCTCCGGTCGCTGACGCTCCCGGCTCGCCTGCGCCTCGTTTGGCGCCGCCGGTTGGTGGGGTCGGAGAGCGTGTCGCCGGCGGACTGAGGACCGCGGCCCGGGTCGAGTCGCTGTTCGCGGCGGTCGCGGTCGGTGGGCCGTTGGGGTTGGCGGCGTGGGCGGGGCTTCGTTGGTTGCGGCAACCAAAGCGCGACGCCCGGGCCGATCGCTGCGAACCGCAAAAGGTGGCGATCGATTCGCCGCCCCCGCCGCAACGGGTCGTCCCCGAGACGCACTACGTCTCCTACGAACGCGACGACTACGCCCGGGCGCACCAGTGGGCGAGCGAGCAGCTCGCGCGGAAGTTCCCGGGCTCGGTGGAGCTGTTGACGAGTTTGGATTCGCTCATTCGGCAGCAGCTGAATGGGAAGAGTTAG
- the epmB gene encoding EF-P beta-lysylation protein EpmB — MLGDWRQELQHAIRDPFELCELLGLPVSVAQGAQDHGFPLLAPRPFVARMRSGNPNDPLLLQVLPRQDERRSPSLPSDAVGDLAAQKADGLLHKYFGRALLILAPNCAVNCRYCFRRHFPYDTVPAGDAAWAPALDQIRADATIAEVLLSGGDPLVLGDKRLSRLIDSLEAIPHVARLRIHTRLPVVIPQRVTTALCDTLEASRLRTVVVLHINHANEIDDAVATAVAKLRGAGAMLFNQSVLLGGVNDSVEAQAALCERLVEVGVTPYYLHQLDMVEGVGHFETPVPRGLQIVKELRQRLPGYAVPRYVRETAGEPHKTPLA; from the coding sequence GTGCTCGGAGACTGGCGGCAGGAACTCCAGCACGCCATCCGCGACCCCTTCGAGCTTTGCGAACTCCTCGGCCTCCCCGTCTCGGTGGCCCAAGGAGCCCAAGATCACGGCTTCCCGCTGCTCGCCCCCCGGCCCTTCGTCGCCCGGATGCGGTCCGGTAACCCGAACGACCCCCTGCTGCTCCAGGTCCTCCCCCGGCAAGACGAACGCCGCTCGCCGTCGCTGCCGAGCGACGCCGTCGGCGACCTCGCCGCCCAGAAGGCCGACGGGCTGTTGCACAAGTACTTCGGCCGGGCCCTCTTAATCTTGGCGCCAAACTGCGCCGTTAACTGCCGCTACTGCTTCCGCCGCCACTTCCCCTACGACACGGTCCCCGCCGGCGACGCCGCCTGGGCCCCCGCCCTCGACCAAATCCGCGCCGACGCCACGATCGCCGAGGTCCTCCTCAGCGGCGGCGACCCGCTGGTGCTCGGCGACAAGCGGCTCTCACGCCTCATTGACTCGCTCGAAGCCATCCCGCACGTCGCCCGGCTCCGCATCCACACGCGTCTGCCCGTCGTCATCCCGCAGCGAGTAACAACGGCCCTCTGCGACACGCTCGAAGCCTCCCGGCTCCGTACCGTCGTGGTCCTGCACATCAACCACGCCAACGAGATCGACGACGCCGTCGCCACGGCCGTCGCCAAGCTCCGTGGCGCCGGCGCGATGCTCTTCAACCAGAGCGTTCTGCTGGGCGGCGTCAACGACTCGGTCGAGGCCCAGGCCGCCCTCTGCGAGCGGCTGGTGGAGGTCGGCGTCACGCCCTACTACCTCCACCAGCTCGACATGGTCGAGGGCGTGGGGCACTTCGAGACCCCCGTCCCCCGCGGTCTCCAAATTGTCAAAGAACTCCGCCAGCGCCTACCGGGTTACGCCGTCCCGCGCTACGTGCGCGAGACCGCCGGCGAACCCCACAAGACGCCGCTCGCATGA
- a CDS encoding ParB N-terminal domain-containing protein: protein MKIRDRVKELRRVRAGDLAPHPKNWRTHSRFQRDVLRGLLNEVGMAGALLARELPDGSLQLVDGHLRAETTPSMMVPVLVLDLDDAEAEKVLLTHDPLASLAGVDDTRLGALLGAVETESKAVGEMLAKLAREIESEEALPAPADVEITPSYQVVVEVDGEAQQREVYERMRAAGFRCRVLTL, encoded by the coding sequence ATGAAGATTCGTGACCGGGTGAAAGAGTTGCGACGGGTGCGCGCGGGCGATCTTGCGCCGCACCCGAAGAACTGGCGGACACACTCGCGCTTTCAACGCGACGTGCTGCGAGGGCTGCTCAACGAGGTCGGCATGGCCGGCGCGTTGCTCGCTAGGGAGTTGCCGGACGGGTCGCTGCAATTGGTGGACGGGCATCTGCGGGCGGAAACAACGCCTTCGATGATGGTGCCGGTGCTGGTGCTCGACCTCGACGACGCCGAGGCGGAGAAGGTTCTGTTGACGCACGACCCGCTGGCGTCGCTCGCCGGCGTCGATGACACGCGGCTCGGCGCGCTGTTGGGCGCCGTCGAGACCGAGAGCAAGGCGGTCGGCGAGATGCTGGCGAAGTTGGCGCGCGAGATCGAGAGCGAAGAAGCGCTGCCGGCGCCGGCGGATGTCGAGATCACGCCGAGCTACCAAGTGGTGGTCGAAGTCGATGGCGAAGCGCAGCAGCGCGAGGTTTATGAGCGGATGCGGGCGGCGGGGTTTCGCTGCCGTGTTCTGACGCTTTGA
- a CDS encoding phage terminase large subunit family protein, producing the protein MTTYWGKIDRRASPRLSRAFRGALAAAFLGRPLARPLEQADTGLVAWGQRYLPAHFAKPPSLLHRWLGDQLDLMRESRGLKVNVIGPRGAAKSTVATLAGVLRAAVEGSEPYIWIVSDTKDQAQSHLENVKTELLENRELAAAYPSAVGRGPRWQAGGVELRNGVVIEAYGTGQRIRGRRRRSHRPTLVVCDDLQNDRHIASALQREASSQWFHGTLMKAGTKETNLVNVATALHRDALAMRLGQTAGWASKTFRAIVRWPHDTELWREWEVIYCDSDRKHAAADARAFYEANRFALHAGAEVLWPEEEDLYTLMEMRVQSGHPAFEREKQGSPIDPTRCEWPDSYFGEHAWFADWPKRLKLRVIAIDPSKGSDARTGDYSAIVLLGVDENGVLHIDADLARRPTAQMAADGVAHCLAFKPDAFGVEANQWQQLLAGEFVAEFARQGAIGMTPCEIHNHTNKAMRIRRLGPYLSQRRLRFKRGSPGAALLVDQLRDFPIGAHDDGPDALEMAMRLAEEIWREGLGAEGLRG; encoded by the coding sequence ATGACGACGTACTGGGGGAAGATCGATCGACGGGCGTCGCCGCGGTTGAGCCGCGCGTTCCGTGGGGCGCTGGCGGCGGCGTTCCTCGGGCGGCCGCTAGCGCGACCGCTCGAGCAGGCCGACACGGGGCTCGTCGCTTGGGGGCAGCGTTACCTGCCGGCGCATTTCGCCAAGCCGCCGTCGTTGTTGCACCGGTGGTTGGGGGATCAACTCGACCTGATGCGCGAGAGCAGGGGGCTGAAGGTGAACGTGATCGGGCCGCGTGGGGCGGCGAAGTCGACGGTGGCCACCTTGGCGGGCGTGCTGCGGGCGGCGGTCGAGGGGAGCGAGCCTTACATCTGGATCGTGTCGGACACCAAGGACCAGGCCCAGTCGCATCTCGAGAACGTTAAGACCGAGCTGCTGGAGAACCGCGAGCTGGCGGCGGCCTACCCCAGCGCGGTCGGCCGCGGGCCGCGCTGGCAGGCGGGGGGCGTCGAGTTGCGGAACGGCGTCGTCATCGAGGCGTACGGCACGGGGCAGCGGATCCGGGGGCGCCGGCGAAGGTCGCACCGGCCGACGCTGGTGGTGTGCGACGACCTGCAGAACGACCGGCACATCGCCTCGGCGCTGCAACGCGAGGCGTCGAGCCAGTGGTTCCACGGCACGCTGATGAAGGCGGGCACGAAGGAGACGAACCTCGTCAACGTCGCCACGGCCCTGCACCGCGACGCGCTGGCGATGCGGCTCGGGCAAACGGCGGGCTGGGCTTCGAAGACCTTCCGGGCGATTGTCCGCTGGCCGCACGACACGGAGCTGTGGCGCGAGTGGGAGGTGATCTACTGCGACAGCGACCGCAAGCACGCCGCCGCCGACGCGCGGGCGTTCTACGAGGCGAACCGCTTCGCGCTGCACGCGGGCGCCGAGGTGCTGTGGCCCGAGGAGGAGGACCTCTACACGCTGATGGAGATGCGCGTGCAGAGCGGCCATCCGGCGTTCGAGCGCGAGAAGCAGGGGTCGCCGATCGACCCGACGCGGTGCGAGTGGCCCGATTCGTACTTCGGCGAGCACGCCTGGTTCGCGGATTGGCCGAAGCGGCTGAAGCTGCGGGTGATCGCGATCGACCCCAGCAAGGGGAGCGACGCGCGGACGGGCGATTACTCGGCGATCGTGCTGCTCGGCGTCGATGAAAACGGCGTGCTGCACATCGACGCGGACCTCGCGCGAAGGCCGACCGCGCAGATGGCGGCGGACGGCGTTGCGCACTGCCTGGCGTTCAAGCCAGACGCGTTTGGCGTCGAGGCGAACCAGTGGCAGCAGCTGCTCGCGGGCGAGTTCGTCGCGGAGTTCGCGCGGCAGGGCGCGATCGGGATGACGCCGTGCGAGATCCACAACCACACGAACAAGGCGATGCGTATCCGGCGCCTGGGGCCGTACCTGTCGCAACGGCGGCTGCGCTTCAAGCGCGGCAGCCCGGGGGCGGCGCTGCTGGTGGACCAGCTGCGCGACTTCCCGATCGGCGCGCACGACGACGGGCCCGACGCGCTGGAGATGGCGATGAGGCTGGCGGAGGAGATTTGGCGCGAGGGGTTAGGGGCTGAGGGGCTAAGGGGCTGA
- a CDS encoding GNAT family N-acetyltransferase: MDLTVEVDCPVAESFRVQQAAGMFDLPLAERVSQRFEVELPARDEAWSIGLIVGPSGSGKSTVARAAFGDSLDEAAAWDDGLAVIDGFGETPVRKVVELFTAVGFGSPPSWVKPYRVLSGGERFRCDLARALARSCEEPGAPADVIAFDEFTSVVDRNVARVCSAAIAKQVRSGVIPARFVAVTCHYDVAEWLEPDWVLDMATSQLTRRRLRRPRIELEVHRCRLEAWRLFARHHYLSGSLAKQARCYLATWNGEPVAFAATLPIIAQKGRRRFTRIVTLPDYQGIGIGMRFVEAVAELHVEEGLRINVTSSHPALIRHCQRSPNWRTVAVKKTGQSVANQRAAFAAYRNSAGRAVVSFEYVGSRQGSVVSSQEERDGEPGA; this comes from the coding sequence GTGGATCTAACTGTCGAGGTTGACTGCCCCGTGGCGGAGTCGTTTCGGGTGCAGCAGGCAGCGGGGATGTTTGACTTGCCGCTGGCGGAACGCGTCTCGCAGCGGTTTGAGGTGGAGCTGCCTGCTCGTGACGAGGCGTGGTCGATCGGTTTGATCGTGGGGCCCTCGGGGAGTGGTAAGAGCACCGTGGCCCGGGCCGCGTTTGGGGATTCGTTGGACGAGGCGGCGGCTTGGGACGACGGGCTGGCGGTGATCGATGGGTTCGGCGAGACGCCGGTGCGGAAGGTCGTCGAGTTGTTCACGGCGGTGGGCTTTGGTTCGCCGCCTTCTTGGGTGAAGCCTTACCGGGTGCTGAGTGGCGGCGAGCGGTTCCGCTGCGACCTGGCGCGGGCGCTGGCGAGGAGTTGTGAGGAACCCGGCGCCCCTGCAGATGTCATCGCCTTTGACGAATTCACGAGTGTGGTCGATCGCAACGTGGCGCGGGTTTGTTCGGCGGCGATTGCGAAGCAGGTCCGCAGTGGCGTGATCCCGGCTCGCTTCGTCGCGGTGACTTGCCACTACGACGTGGCGGAGTGGTTGGAGCCCGATTGGGTGCTGGATATGGCCACGAGTCAGCTAACCCGGAGGCGTCTTCGGCGACCGCGGATCGAGCTGGAGGTCCATCGCTGCCGACTGGAGGCTTGGCGACTGTTTGCGCGGCATCACTATCTGAGCGGCTCGCTGGCCAAGCAGGCGCGGTGCTACCTGGCGACCTGGAACGGCGAGCCGGTGGCCTTCGCGGCGACGCTGCCGATCATCGCGCAGAAGGGACGCCGGCGGTTCACACGGATCGTGACACTGCCCGACTACCAAGGGATCGGCATCGGGATGCGCTTCGTCGAAGCGGTCGCCGAGCTGCACGTCGAAGAGGGCTTGCGGATCAATGTGACCAGCAGCCACCCCGCGTTGATCCGGCACTGCCAGCGCTCGCCCAACTGGCGGACCGTCGCGGTGAAGAAGACAGGGCAATCGGTGGCGAACCAACGCGCAGCGTTCGCGGCGTATCGGAACTCGGCGGGGCGGGCGGTGGTTTCGTTTGAGTACGTGGGCAGTCGTCAGGGATCAGTCGTCAGTAGTCAGGAGGAGAGAGATGGCGAGCCCGGAGCGTGA
- a CDS encoding LamG-like jellyroll fold domain-containing protein: protein MSSYWDVIADAAAHWPLQETSGSSGADLAGANPAALVVGFDFAMGSVAGPGGWLPRGLRFDGATQLANIPAQTTLGLGEEHAYSLWWKPDAPPPWSPQVLVETGGATHGSLVYLVDGDVVFVSTRNYVATPVSASSPVWGSWRHLVAVHKPTSLEVYLDGELAGVAAAPEPWVQGGNTTGAIGAVDGGRWMTGYLDSGQARHFNGAIAGVALFDRALTAAEAAELYHGPEPTTLSAPTLAGPLRAGSFAAVTTGVWESHANGSLAVAGAVQLSPDAVSGWVDAAAVTGAGSYAVPLGSAGRWARVAAIATNLGGVSAPAYSAAMEVLPARAPAVAVAQCVAKSGAEAGDACPTAGAQAGLVLGGLKP, encoded by the coding sequence ATGTCGAGTTACTGGGACGTGATCGCCGACGCGGCGGCTCATTGGCCGCTGCAAGAGACCTCGGGTTCGAGCGGCGCCGATCTGGCGGGGGCGAATCCGGCGGCGCTCGTGGTAGGGTTTGACTTCGCGATGGGTTCCGTGGCGGGGCCTGGTGGGTGGTTGCCGCGGGGATTGCGGTTCGACGGCGCGACGCAACTAGCGAACATCCCCGCGCAGACGACGCTCGGGCTCGGCGAGGAGCACGCCTACTCTTTGTGGTGGAAGCCTGACGCGCCGCCGCCGTGGTCGCCGCAGGTGTTGGTGGAGACGGGGGGCGCGACACACGGTTCGCTGGTCTACCTCGTAGACGGCGACGTCGTGTTCGTCAGCACACGGAACTACGTCGCTACGCCGGTCAGCGCTTCGTCGCCGGTGTGGGGTAGTTGGCGGCACCTCGTCGCCGTGCATAAGCCGACAAGCTTAGAGGTCTATCTCGACGGCGAACTGGCGGGCGTCGCGGCGGCGCCGGAACCCTGGGTGCAGGGCGGCAACACCACCGGCGCCATCGGCGCGGTCGATGGCGGGCGGTGGATGACTGGCTACCTCGACAGCGGCCAAGCGCGCCATTTCAACGGCGCGATCGCCGGTGTGGCGCTGTTCGATCGGGCGTTGACGGCGGCCGAAGCGGCGGAGCTGTATCACGGTCCCGAGCCGACGACTCTATCGGCGCCGACGTTGGCGGGTCCGCTGCGCGCCGGATCGTTCGCGGCGGTGACGACGGGCGTGTGGGAGAGCCATGCGAACGGTTCGCTGGCGGTCGCGGGCGCCGTGCAGCTGAGCCCCGATGCGGTGAGCGGTTGGGTGGACGCGGCCGCGGTCACGGGGGCGGGGAGCTACGCGGTTCCGCTGGGCTCGGCGGGGCGTTGGGCGCGCGTCGCGGCAATCGCGACGAACCTCGGCGGCGTGAGCGCGCCGGCGTACTCGGCGGCGATGGAGGTGCTGCCGGCACGGGCGCCGGCCGTGGCCGTCGCACAGTGCGTTGCGAAGTCGGGCGCGGAGGCGGGCGACGCCTGTCCCACGGCGGGAGCGCAGGCGGGGTTGGTGTTGGGTGGGCTCAAACCATGA
- a CDS encoding phage major capsid protein produces MRALNYRELRRRYELDGAAKTVAHLSEALEEKTLRPEDFSLRDLAEALVPDGREWVRRLDPRSGGVSPVLESSEGVDATAFQNVAAQVVHAKVMEAYTQEAFVASRLVETIPTRLDGEKIPGVSRIADQIDEVGAGMPFPSLGFDEDYIETPATAKHGFIVPVTKEAIFFDRTNLVLSRAAEVGEVLGLNKEKRLLDLIIGVTNNYKHKGVAYDTYQDSAPWKNVLTGNELEDWASVDAAEQLFADILDPATGEPVLLGATTALVMPAYRHAAHRTFNASEVTYASGGGGTATVAANPLGNYRVEESRLAYRRILASGVAAADAKKWWFLGDFRKAFAYMENWPITVTQAPLGSEADFTSDIVLRFKASERGAAAVMNPRYVVKCVG; encoded by the coding sequence ATGCGTGCTTTGAATTACCGGGAGTTGCGGCGGCGGTATGAGCTGGATGGGGCGGCGAAAACCGTCGCGCATCTGAGCGAGGCGCTCGAGGAGAAGACGCTGCGGCCGGAGGACTTTAGTCTGCGCGACTTGGCCGAGGCGCTGGTGCCGGACGGGCGTGAGTGGGTGCGGAGGCTCGACCCGCGGAGCGGCGGCGTGTCGCCGGTGCTGGAGTCGAGCGAGGGGGTGGACGCCACGGCGTTTCAGAACGTCGCGGCGCAGGTCGTTCATGCCAAGGTGATGGAGGCCTACACGCAAGAGGCCTTCGTCGCGTCGCGGCTGGTGGAGACGATCCCGACGCGGCTCGACGGCGAGAAAATCCCCGGCGTGTCGCGGATCGCAGACCAGATCGACGAGGTCGGCGCGGGGATGCCGTTCCCGAGTCTGGGGTTTGATGAGGACTACATCGAGACCCCGGCGACGGCGAAGCACGGCTTCATCGTGCCGGTGACGAAGGAGGCGATCTTCTTCGACCGCACGAACTTGGTGTTGAGCCGCGCGGCGGAGGTGGGCGAGGTGCTGGGCCTCAACAAAGAGAAGCGGCTCTTGGACCTGATCATCGGCGTGACGAACAACTACAAGCACAAGGGCGTCGCGTACGATACGTACCAAGACTCGGCGCCGTGGAAGAACGTGCTGACGGGGAACGAGCTCGAGGATTGGGCGAGCGTCGATGCGGCGGAGCAGCTGTTCGCCGATATCCTCGACCCGGCGACGGGCGAGCCGGTGCTGCTGGGGGCGACGACGGCGCTGGTGATGCCCGCCTACCGGCACGCGGCGCACCGGACGTTCAACGCGTCGGAGGTGACGTACGCCTCGGGCGGCGGCGGGACGGCGACCGTGGCGGCCAACCCGCTTGGCAACTACCGCGTCGAAGAGAGCCGGCTGGCGTATCGACGGATCCTGGCGTCGGGTGTGGCGGCGGCGGATGCGAAGAAGTGGTGGTTCCTCGGCGACTTCCGCAAGGCGTTCGCCTACATGGAGAACTGGCCGATCACCGTGACGCAGGCGCCGCTGGGGAGCGAGGCGGATTTTACCAGCGACATCGTGCTGCGGTTCAAAGCGAGCGAGCGCGGAGCGGCGGCGGTGATGAATCCGCGGTATGTGGTGAAGTGTGTGGGGTAG
- a CDS encoding phage portal protein produces MSHASLTQLETRLLEAFDAMWGDYIDPRDAFRGENGEWWASVGGVGTTAASAPFSLPQLADLRQECRRLAVSNEFAINGHENRISYIVGPGHLYQATIRKGVEAPVALALEVQAVVDEFLAENDWHDRQQELVRRLDRDGEVFLRYFDDGRGGTRIRFVEPEQVAPPRELGDDSPSSHGVLTDADDVETVLGYYIDGRLIDAGEIQHRKANVDRNVKRGLPLYTAVRANLRRAEKLLRNMSVVAEIQSAIALIRKHRSATRTGVEQFVADRSAATRMDGAGRTRRVTEYGPGTILDAPSGLEYEFPATGVDAAGYVTILQAELRAIAARLVMPEFMFTSDASNASYASTMVAEGPAVKMFGRLQAAMIEQDRRVFHRVIDNAVRYGRLSADAAAAVELQVTAPTLHTRDRTLEARADEIAYRNGVLSTQTWSQRLGLDYARSRRTDACME; encoded by the coding sequence ATGTCACACGCCTCTCTCACGCAACTTGAAACCCGCCTCCTCGAAGCCTTCGACGCCATGTGGGGCGACTACATCGACCCGCGGGACGCGTTCCGTGGCGAGAATGGAGAGTGGTGGGCGTCGGTGGGGGGCGTGGGGACGACGGCGGCGTCGGCGCCGTTTTCGTTGCCGCAGCTGGCGGACTTGCGGCAGGAGTGCCGGCGGCTGGCGGTTTCGAATGAGTTTGCGATCAACGGGCACGAGAACCGGATCAGCTACATCGTCGGGCCGGGGCACCTGTACCAAGCGACGATCCGCAAGGGCGTCGAGGCGCCGGTCGCGCTGGCCCTTGAGGTCCAAGCGGTCGTTGACGAGTTCCTGGCGGAGAACGACTGGCACGATCGCCAGCAGGAGCTCGTGCGGCGGCTCGATCGCGACGGTGAAGTGTTCCTCAGGTACTTCGACGACGGGCGCGGCGGGACGCGGATTCGCTTCGTCGAGCCCGAGCAGGTGGCGCCGCCGCGGGAACTGGGCGATGACAGCCCCTCGAGTCATGGCGTGCTCACCGACGCGGACGATGTCGAGACGGTGCTCGGCTACTACATCGACGGGCGCTTGATCGACGCGGGGGAGATCCAGCACCGCAAGGCGAACGTCGATCGCAATGTGAAGCGGGGCCTGCCGCTTTACACGGCGGTGCGGGCCAACCTGCGGCGCGCCGAGAAGCTGCTGCGGAATATGAGCGTCGTGGCGGAGATCCAGTCGGCGATCGCGCTCATCCGCAAGCACCGCAGCGCGACGCGCACCGGCGTCGAACAGTTCGTCGCGGATCGGTCGGCCGCCACGCGGATGGACGGCGCGGGTCGGACGCGACGCGTTACCGAGTATGGGCCGGGGACGATCCTCGACGCGCCGTCGGGGCTCGAGTACGAGTTCCCGGCGACGGGCGTCGATGCGGCCGGGTACGTGACGATCCTGCAGGCCGAGCTGCGGGCGATCGCCGCGCGGCTGGTGATGCCGGAGTTCATGTTCACGTCGGACGCGTCGAACGCCAGCTACGCCTCGACGATGGTGGCCGAGGGCCCGGCCGTGAAGATGTTCGGGCGGCTGCAAGCGGCGATGATCGAGCAAGACCGAAGGGTCTTCCACCGGGTGATCGACAACGCGGTGCGCTACGGGCGCTTGAGCGCCGACGCGGCGGCGGCCGTCGAGTTGCAAGTCACCGCGCCGACGCTACACACACGCGACCGCACGCTCGAAGCGCGGGCGGATGAGATTGCGTACCGCAACGGCGTGTTATCGACACAGACGTGGAGCCAGCGGCTGGGGCTCGATTACGCCAGGAGCAGAAGAACCGACGCGTGCATGGAGTGA
- a CDS encoding radical SAM protein produces MNDAPFNNKAAFFDLPAIDALARRLKIDPHRVRRARVAYFKKSLSADAALAELPPEVRDAFAAAVAFETLTDIRRFDSQIDGASKLISRTTAGYAIETVILRPSTGRTALCVSSQVGCAAACAFCATGQMGVAKSLSAAEILDQVVQANRLLAAEDRRVRNIVFMGMGEPLHNEAALHETLATLGASQGFDHPPSRTLVSTVGVPEPLLRTAERFPTVNFALSLHAASQATRETIIPLAKRYSLDVLRSAVEQLNAMQPERTSVMIEYLMLDGVNDSDADAALLLDWLQGLRVHVNLIPFNPIATAPHLQSSPRHTIEAFGVIIRNAGHPTTIRYSLGRDIDAACGQLVRDENLAIAKSLRQVASQDLSAAGP; encoded by the coding sequence ATGAACGATGCCCCTTTCAACAATAAAGCGGCCTTCTTCGATCTCCCTGCGATCGACGCCCTCGCGCGCCGCTTGAAGATCGATCCGCACCGCGTCCGCCGCGCGCGCGTCGCTTACTTCAAGAAGTCGCTCAGCGCCGACGCCGCTCTCGCTGAACTGCCGCCCGAAGTCCGCGACGCCTTCGCCGCCGCCGTTGCGTTCGAAACCCTCACCGACATCCGCCGCTTTGATTCGCAGATCGACGGCGCCAGTAAACTCATCTCGCGCACCACGGCCGGTTACGCGATCGAAACCGTCATCCTCCGCCCCTCGACCGGTCGCACCGCGCTCTGCGTGTCGAGCCAGGTCGGCTGCGCCGCCGCCTGCGCTTTCTGCGCCACCGGCCAGATGGGCGTCGCCAAAAGCCTCAGCGCCGCCGAGATCCTCGACCAAGTTGTCCAAGCCAACCGCCTCCTTGCCGCCGAAGACCGCCGCGTCCGCAACATCGTCTTCATGGGCATGGGCGAACCCCTGCACAATGAAGCCGCCCTCCACGAAACGCTCGCCACACTCGGGGCCTCGCAGGGCTTCGACCATCCGCCGTCGCGCACCCTCGTCAGCACCGTCGGCGTCCCCGAGCCGCTCCTCCGCACCGCCGAGCGCTTCCCCACCGTTAACTTCGCCCTCAGCCTCCACGCCGCCTCGCAAGCCACGCGCGAAACGATCATCCCGCTGGCCAAACGCTACTCGCTCGACGTTCTCCGCAGCGCCGTTGAGCAGCTCAACGCCATGCAGCCCGAACGCACTTCGGTGATGATCGAGTACCTGATGCTGGACGGCGTCAACGACTCCGACGCCGACGCCGCCCTCCTCCTCGACTGGCTGCAAGGCCTCCGCGTCCACGTCAACCTCATCCCCTTCAATCCGATCGCTACTGCGCCCCATCTCCAGTCCTCCCCACGCCACACGATCGAAGCCTTCGGCGTCATCATCCGTAACGCCGGCCACCCCACCACGATCCGCTACTCCCTCGGCCGCGACATCGACGCCGCCTGCGGCCAACTCGTCCGCGACGAGAACCTCGCCATCGCCAAATCACTCCGCCAGGTCGCTAGCCAAGACCTATCAGCCGCGGGGCCTTAG